CTTAGCAAAGCAGTAGCGTTTTATTACATTGGTGCCATGTCCATTGGAATTGTCATTCTTGTAACTCTTATCATTTATCAggtaaaaagttttcaaaacgATATCAAAGGCTTTTTGCTTATAATTTATTTGCTTCCCTTTTGTTTAACTCGATCACTGATTGTGTATAGGGGATAAAGCGTCTCCCGACTAGACGGAAGAGTCGGTTTGAGTTATTTCTCTACTCCTCTATGGTGAGAGTTGTCTTCTCTTTGACACCTTTTGTTTTTATCGAACATTTACTAAtcaaagcctttttttttttttatcttatcagATTGGTGTGGGAGGTTACTCTCTTCAATACATATGCGGTTTAATTCAAGATCTGCCAATGCAGATAGGAATCAGTGAAGATTTGCACATTCCTGTATGTaagtttggatatttttttagattttggccTACTTGTTGTTACGTCACATGCATATGAATCTTAAACGGCTTTATGTTAAATTTGCAGCTGGCGATTCTTTTGGTTGCATTTGTGTATTTGTTTGGAGCATGGTCAGGGTTTTGGACTGTTAAGAAATTTGTTGTGACAAAAGATGGTTCTATTGATATTGGTACATCAATCTATGTCTGTTGGACCATCCGAGCTTTTGCTGTGGTTCTGATCCTTCAGGTATTTCGTTGTTTTTTCTCTACTATTGCTTTTGGTTCATCTTTAATTATAACTTAAGTCATGATATTGTGTTAATTAACAGAGCTCTTTAGATCCCTTGCTTGCTGGAGGAGCGTTGATATCTAGTATTCTCATCTCAACAGTTCTAAAAAGTATCAGCAGAATGCTGTTAGCGCAAAGAACTGAGAGTTGTAGCTCCAGCTTAATCCATGCTACTACGTTTGCTTATCCTCTTCCTAGAGGTTTTGACCTTTCTTGTTGTGTGTCTCTAGGAGTCTGATTTCTTTGATACTATTCCATTTATCTCGTAATGTTCTTGAAAAATCGGTGTAAATGGTTTTTGCAGGTTCCAACAAGAAGTCGAGGACAGTACCACTATCTGATTCAGATATATTCCCGTCTTCATTCCACAGAACACCAGAAGGGAGAAGAAAGCTAAGGAAGGAAGAGTTAGAAAAGTTCACTAAAGAGAGTACGGAAAAGGCAATGAGGGAATTGGTTTCTTCACCAGGTTTTGGCGAATGGGCGGTGAAAAATGCTAATAGAATCAGCGTAAATCCGATAATGGAGTCGTCCAGTAGATTGACTGATACGGTTAAGCGCAGAAGATGGTTCCTCTGGTTCTGAAAAGCAAGTAGCCAGGGAAACTTTTGAACCAGTCAGGAGAGTGTAGACTGTAGAGACTCTTGTATTGTAACTCTTTAGGGCACGATTGTTGTAATAACCCTAATTGTTTCTTCTTAGATTGGTTGTGCACGAAGCAACAAAcattgctttttatttaccttGTGGAATAACTCtcattgttctgttttgtttttgatcttgaaaTCAGCAAAATGTTAACTTTTTACAAGATGGCTTGGCAGAAAATGTTCTTGATCAAGAAAGATTATATTTATTAGTCATCAATGGgttattgtattttgattcgACTTCATTTTGCAGATTATATACATAAAGGATATACTTTTGCTAATGGGATATTTCCAGTAGAAATATAAAATGCCTTTTGCAAAAATTAACCTTGACCAATAAAACAATTTCTACAAAATTATAAGGACTACCCACTTTTCCATGAGTGTAGTCATCAATGATGTTGAAACTCAACATGTTACACTTAGTACTTAGTAGTATTTATTCGAATAATGGAAGATCATGATATAATATAGGCCACTAACTGGTACtagtggatgatgatgatatgataaTAGGCTTAATTACAACCTATATTGTTTAGAGGGGAAGTTTCATCTAACAATAGactaaaaaattttgataaccaaaaaaaaaagagatttaatatAGAATATTGTGGTGTGGGTCAAGGGGAAATTGCATTTTAATTGAACAATTCCACAAAGTGAGTTGGTTGTCTCTTacttataattgtttttaatcatataaatctAAGATTAGTCCTTGGAGAGAACATGTCTTTTGTCTCCTAAACCTCCTTTATTTATCATCATTATTATCACTAATCCTATTTTTATTCCATTCacagcgaagaagaagaagcaaagagttCGTTATATAGAAAGACAATACAACCTCAGATAAGAGCAAACCATAGAAGAAAATGTCTTATCAAGATCAACACCATCCCGTTGGTGCTCCTCCTCCTCAAGGTAATTaccaattcttttttctttcaaatcttttatgtttataggtatctttgtttcttgtttctcaagTTTTTGATGTTGTTATTTTTCAGGGTATCCTCCTAAGGAAGGTTATCCACCACAAGGATATCCTCCGGCAGGATATCCTCAAGGGGGATATCCTCCGGCGGGTTATCCTCCACCGGGTCAGGGATATCCAGCACAAGGCTATCCTCCACCGCAATATCCTCAAGGTCATCCACCGCAGTATCCTTATCAAGGTCCTCCACCGCCCCACTATGGTCAGGATccacataagaagaagaaagacaaggaTTCAGGCTTTATGGAAGGATGGTGCGTTGacccaaatctctctctttcacatTATAATATAGTCTTAAAATGCTTGAAGCTGACGAAACGGACTAATCCTTTTCTAGATGAtacattttttgtaataaattttgctatGCAATAATATGGATAATTCAAAGTCTACATATATGCTTGCTTGTGAATGGTACTtataaaaatgtgtatttgTATGATACAGTTTGGCTATgctctgttgttgttgtctcttgGAAGCTTGCTTTTGATCGGAGGATGAGCCGTTGACCGTCTGGAGGATGCCATTGTATTTTTCCATAatgtaaaatgttaaaaagatGTGTTTGATCAACATTttagatctcttcttcttctggttatGTGTGTCCACGTTTTGGGTTTGTTTCtctcctttattttatttttgttatgaatATGAATTTGACTTGAGGTCTTGTTTATCTCTATGACTACTGACTGAATCAGGGTATGTGCAGCCCATCTTTTGTATATGTAAAAAGTGTGTTGTCACTTTTGTATCAAAGccattccttttttcttttttcagtaGATGAACACAAAATAAGTAACTCAATTTTGTTCTATTTAtcatcaaaatttttattaatttttctcatAATTATTGACCAATAgtaaatcattaaattttcaaattttcaattaataattcttgaattttacaattttCTAGCATGAATGataaaatttacagaaaatcaattttaagatacaaggaaaaaaatcctaaaatatcataaattgtTATGATATTAGTTACCTGAAAACGTGAAAATTTGATGAATATGATGAATGGTAAAAAATAGCGGAAACACGTTTTCAGTAAAGATGTGAGCTAGGATCATTATAcactaaaacctctataaattaatactctataaattaataaattttgctagtcccaagttgggacagtgtaaaaaataacaaaattcgataagataataattttttgaaatcccaatgtaaaatatggtcccaataatatcataaattaataatcatgtaaatttacatatatatatatgtgttaatatagtaaagtatgtttatcttaaacctcatatctataaaacaattgttatgttgtatcttcaaattataatgatataaaatactctataacatttcataaaacagcttaaagttttcaatttataaatatttatcatttacattttgatagtttgatagactattaaaatacgataattgatattttcatttataaatttaaatatttatgtcatgtgtataagtgaatttgtctataatatttgtaattcattgtcaataatatttttaattatttcaaattcaattccaatatcataaaatttacaacatccaaaattctaattttattttgcaaaaattgtcttaattcatattttttaaaaattaaacaattaaaaatatacctataaattaataattattaatttatagtgtaaattaataattattaatttatagataaattaatctcactataaattaataaaatgttttggtcacaaaattattaatttatagaggttttactgtaccaTTCATCCtcattaattttacaaaataatccCTAATTAAAGGTTTAAAAACAAATGGGTgtttttgtaactaaaaaaaGTTCAAGACGAATTTATAAACTGGAGGATAATAAAGGGCTCCTCAAAAAAATCGATACATTTTATCATCCTTCGTAGCTGAATCGAAAAAATAAAGGTCAAGTTTTttgtgtctcttcttcttcaacaattgTAGATTCAAAATTTGATCCATGACACTCTTCTCCACAGCTTCCTCTCTCATTCGCTACAGCTTTCTCAGGCAtgcgcttcttcttcttcttcttcctctccttgtTTAATTTTTCCGATTTCCCTGATCGAAAGCTTTAATCTTTTCTCATGCTTAACGATGATTTGGCTTGGCATTACTATTGAATTGCTAATGCAATTGAACAAACTTAgaggtttttttattaaaaccagATATAACTCTCTCTTACATCTCATTTGTATTCAGGATTATAAAGTATTGATCTTTGTGATTGGTTGTTTTCATCTGCTTTACAGAGAAACGAAGTCGAGACATTAGAAGTTTCAttagttgttgttgtgtgtgtgtgtggttctggagaattttgattttttttttgtgtgataaaCTTGTGTGAATGGGAGCTCCAAAGCAGAAGTGGacagcagaagaagaaacagctcTTAAAGCTGGAGTACTTAAACATGGAACTGGAAAATGGCGTACCATTCTCTCAGATCCTGAGTATAGCTCAGTTTTGAAGTCTCGTTCCAATGTGGATCTCAaggtaaacaaacaagaacttgaaagagaagagaagagagagagtatagAAACTTACATTGTTGtctaaaaacattatttaacaGGACAAATGGAGAAATATAAGTGTGACAGCTTTATGGGGATCTAGGAAGAAGGCTAAACTCGCACTTAAAGGAGCTCCTACGTCGGGTCCTAGGCCAGATGATAACGCTACAGCTATTACCATTGTGTCTCTGGCTAATGGTCACATTGGTGGTGATGTAGGAGGACAGCTGATGGTTGATGCACCATCTCCTCCTGAAGCTTCTTGTGAACCACCAAGAGCTTTTAAAGGACCTTTTACAAGGTTTGCCTTCTTCTTGTATGAATTTTTGATGTTGTGGATGTAGAGTATGGGAATAGTGAAGCCTAAAGGCTTACTTTAGTCTAAGTTTCTTCAAGATTGATCTGAGTTCTGATATGTTTATTGTAGTGTGGATAAGATTATATTGGAGGCCATTACCAATTTGAAGAGACCCTTTGGTCCTGACGGCAAGTCGATCTTGCGGTATATTGAGGTACTCTTTTCTATGTCGTTAAGCATTCTTTCTATGTCATTAGGCATTGCTTCATCTATATACAATCATCAAGGACCTTAGTGTAGCTGTAAATTTTTTCAGGAGAATTTCAAGATGCAACTGGATATGAAACGGCTTGTGTCTTCAAGACTAAAGTATTTGACAAATGTTGGAACGTTAGTtaaggtaaaaagaaaacactttgGTCGAAACTACCGCTTGCAAAAATCACATATTTATTACTTACTTAACAATGGTTTTACTTCTTGCGTTTGCTTTCACCTTT
The Camelina sativa cultivar DH55 chromosome 6, Cs, whole genome shotgun sequence genome window above contains:
- the LOC104791214 gene encoding telomere repeat-binding factor 3-like — encoded protein: MGAPKQKWTAEEETALKAGVLKHGTGKWRTILSDPEYSSVLKSRSNVDLKDKWRNISVTALWGSRKKAKLALKGAPTSGPRPDDNATAITIVSLANGHIGGDVGGQLMVDAPSPPEASCEPPRAFKGPFTSVDKIILEAITNLKRPFGPDGKSILRYIEENFKMQLDMKRLVSSRLKYLTNVGTLVKTKHKYRISPNYMDEGARQNLRSPQEFLEGNKENTPKPEENGIKNLTKSQVDGEVIIKGMTEKEAAAAAARAVAEAEFAIAEAEEAAREADEAEAEAEAAHIFAKAAMKALKYR
- the LOC104791213 gene encoding cysteine-rich and transmembrane domain-containing protein A, with product MSYQDQHHPVGAPPPQGYPPKEGYPPQGYPPAGYPQGGYPPAGYPPPGQGYPAQGYPPPQYPQGHPPQYPYQGPPPPHYGQDPHKKKKDKDSGFMEGCLAMLCCCCLLEACF
- the LOC104791211 gene encoding uncharacterized protein LOC104791211 — translated: MQNTMKWLIYLCDRVVQLRNKIYSSDKNKNTHTEKSMSDSSVFVRSYNISVVFLFLNLFTFFSVVSSDEHVFVVGETGSLQVTPRTEVVIDSPGLKRGTTSRCERLHINGLERLKHIDRYAHSLKLTLLSNTSNSIRTSIDICFHRNSSRAIGMCSHGQWEKVSKGLPWVGIMSPFDYKILDIRTYGGSSEVVTLEFVAKQEFFMYRIVFLMMGIVLLNLASRLSKAVAFYYIGAMSIGIVILVTLIIYQGIKRLPTRRKSRFELFLYSSMIGVGGYSLQYICGLIQDLPMQIGISEDLHIPLAILLVAFVYLFGAWSGFWTVKKFVVTKDGSIDIGTSIYVCWTIRAFAVVLILQSSLDPLLAGGALISSILISTVLKSISRMLLAQRTESCSSSLIHATTFAYPLPRGSNKKSRTVPLSDSDIFPSSFHRTPEGRRKLRKEELEKFTKESTEKAMRELVSSPGFGEWAVKNANRISVNPIMESSSRLTDTVKRRRWFLWF